A section of the Cololabis saira isolate AMF1-May2022 chromosome 16, fColSai1.1, whole genome shotgun sequence genome encodes:
- the LOC133462193 gene encoding tudor domain-containing 6-like: MCSIPGLPTPGSQVYVLIARVNLNPTRGLLELWVNLDDERKDIHDKMRGDIQTPQRKFSASEGTLGDLCLVCISDTWHRARILSAESDTCSVSLIDQGQPHVATRDALAWGPSESFLPPPETESCILANVLLLKNELPERVAKFLGFLPGKRIRGLVHHVLMPDRIILLEIPFLCKYMCKIGAAEEIDVGKFKAYVQNYLHAVKGDPAEVSGLTKEPNLDPSRQLVRYFYPELSTGTFENVNVTNVTDPENIFCELLIFSKAMKLLSDQLRQHYEESSVLEDVHPRRRGDPCAASGSDGRWRRSLLEQDVASDDCVVGVFHVDEGRAESVNIGDVRPLPGMFIRMPVVTYLCSLSGLKATGREWTADETDLLKSLLLNQTVTAKFDHYDQLRGVYQATLYAADGSCINDVFLNNVEQDPTVNDEPLFLGSKLIMDLHHRGTEAEGLLGQSRAFAVGTSVGVNVSSIESLQRFWCQTTESADSLDRLTQDLQNHYATSAHPQPLVNSIYAARNPDDGMWCRAKIIVGPESPLVDLRFIDCGRTGTVPLRDLRLLDPAFLKLDPQAVQCCLFGRRNPTDDSATARADDEVAKFRRFVESSVSSGIGLKCVIKDVTSDGDGRELKVVDIESGSESACRLLESEDMRQVLSDGYDYATSNIDVGDKEKVLVTSSENFGLFYCQLCRNSRLVEKIKSDVAELVARPRSSDRPLGLGSACLVRYDDDEWYRGRVVEVSPKPRVHLVDYGDTLVVDEADVRPFPPEVSNVRSVPVQAVPLGLFKVPAETHRKLNQWFMDHAVGHTFTMSVAAKGEGGTLLVELFDRSVNVNVLARKEISKVHNDCGFIPQVSKNPPETEDCSERDLAVPLKLEGTSPPRHVLEQESLVIDVEKASSAVILEHEETSSEDSPSSRHYSWPNISGTRTTDVYASCIVGPEYFWCQYSNQPDLAVVSRLAQEAGQTPGEAAPPEPLEPGSPCLARFSGDDQWYRAQVLQKTDVGVHVLFVDYGNESDIDIGNVKSMPPSLLGMAPQAFLCRLSGYDESEGSWGDEVYDDFYNVLVDKLHRVTVLDRERGAEGPVPQYKVKMVRGDVVINDLMQKHWKPSSGDGSEPETESLPPVIPAEDDGNPSEEDAGTCSPKRGDHFQAVYATCIAEPCYFWCQLANEEDLHQVSQLAQEAGRAPQDETFLQNLGSRCLALFPSDNQWYRARVVGKTQNNLQVVFVDYGNESEVDLDGVRPLTQSLLEMSPRALLCRLNGFDESKGSWDDKAYDDFYSLLVDKPLGLTVVGVGKHPEIGVPHYEVEIECDGTVVNAVMEKHWNAVDTSDVTLDPTCQHKTGTMEENLGI, from the exons ATGTGTTCAATTCCTGGTCTCCCAACACCCGGATCACAAGTATACGTTCTCATCGCAAGAGTCAATCTAAATCCGACTCGAGGCCTGCTGGAATTATGGGTAAACTTGGACGATGAAAGGAAAGACATTCATGACAAGATGAGAGGGGACATTCAGACCCCCCAGAGGAAGTTTTCCGCCTCCGAAGGAACGCTGGGCGACCTCTGCCTGGTCTGCATCAGCGACACGTGGCACCGAGCCAGAATCCTCTCGGCCGAGAGCGACACTTGCAGCGTTTCTCTGATCGACCAGGGCCAGCCCCACGTCGCCACTCGAGACGCTCTGGCGTGGGGCCCGTCAGAGAGTTTCCTCCCCCCACCCGAGACCGAGTCCTGCATCCTCGCAAACGTCCTCCTCCTCAAGAACGAGTTGCCTGAAAGAGTCGCAAAGTTTCTGGGTTTCCTGCCCGGCAAGCGGATCAGGGGGCTGGTTCACCACGTGCTGATGCCCGACAGGATCATCCTCCTCGAGATACCGTTTCTTTGCAAATACATGTGCAAGATCGGTGCCGCAGAGGAGATCGATGTGGGCAAATTTAAAGCATATGTGCAAAACTATCTGCATGCGGTCAAAGGAGACCCTGCCGAGGTCTCTGGTTTAACCAAGGAACCGAATCTGGATCCTAGTCGTCAACTCGTCCGCTACTTCTACCCCGAGCTGTCGACCGGCACCTTTGAAAACGTTAACGTAACCAATGTAACTGATCCAGAGAACATCTTTTGCGAGCTCCTAATTTTTTCCAAGGCAATGAAGCTGCTGTCCGATCAGCTCCGCCAGCACTACGAGGAGAGTTCGGTCCTCGAAGACGTTCACCCGCGGCGCCGTGGGGATCCGTGCGCTGCCAGTGGGAGCGACGGCAGGTGGCGCCGCTCTCTACTCGAGCAAGACGTCGCGAGCGACGACTGCGTCGTGGGGGTCTTCCACGTGGACGAAGGACGAGCCGAGTCCGTGAACATCGGAGACGTGAGACCGTTGCCGGGGATGTTCATAAGGATGCCGGTCGTCACGTATCTCTGCTCGCTGAGCGGATTGAAAGCAACCGGACGAGAGTGGACCGCGGACGAGACGGATCTCTTGAAATCGCTGCTCCTGAATCAGACTGTCACGGCGAAATTCGACCATTACGATCAACTCCGAGGCGTCTACCAGGCGACGCTCTATGCAGCCGACGGTTCGTGCATCAACGATGTTTTCCTCAACAATGTGGAACAAGATCCAACCGTCAACGACGAGCCCCTGTTCCTGGGAAGCAAGCTAATCATGGATTTACATCACCGAGGCACCGAAGCTGAAGGTTTACTGGGACAAAGCCGAGCGTTCGCTGTGGGGACGAGTGTCGGCGTGAACGTCTCCAGCATCGAAAGTCTGCAGAGGTTCTGGTGCCAAACGACGGAGAGCGCTGACTCTCTGGACCGCCTCACACAGGACCTGCAGAACCACTACGCTACATCAGCTCATCCTCAACCTCTAGTCAACTCCATCTATGCCGCTCGTAACCCCGACGACGGCATGTGGTGCAGGGCCAAGATCATCGTGGGTCCCGAGTCCCCCCTCGTGGATCTGAGATTCATCGATTGTGGTCGAACCGGGACGGTCCCCCTGCGAGACCTTCGCCTACTGGACCCGGCTTTCCTGAAGCTGGATCCGCAGGCGGTTCAGTGTTGCCTGTTCGGTCGGAGGAATCCCACCGACGACTCCGCCACCGCTCGGGCCGATGATGAAGTGGCCAAATTTCGGAGGTTTGTGGAGTCCAGCGTGTCGTCGGGGATCGGGTTGAAATGCGTCATCAAAGACGTGACGTCTGACGGCGACGGCCGGGAGCTCAAGGTGGTGGACATTGAATCTGGGTCGGAGAGTGCGTGCCGACTCCTGGAGTCCGAGGACATGCGGCAAGTCCTGTCGGACGGTTACGACTACGCCACTAGCAATATTGACGTGGGTGACAAAGAAAAAGTCTTGGTTACCTCGTCGGAGAATTTTGGGCTGTTCTACTGCCAACTCTGCAGGAATTCACGCTTGGTCGAGAAGATAAAAAGTGACGTTGCAGAACTCGTAGCTCGGCCTCGGAGCTCGGATCGTCCCCTTGGACTCGGCAGCGCTTGCTTGGTCCGGTACGATGACGACGAGTGGTACAGAGGTCGAGTTGTAGAAGTATCCCCAAAACCTAGAGTGCACCTGGTGGACTACGGAGACACCCTGGTGGTGGACGAAGCAGACGTTCGCCCCTTTCCTCCTGAAGTGAGCAACGTCAGATCCGTTCCCGTGCAGGCGGTTCCACTCGGTCTCTTCAAGGTCCCTGCAGAGACGCACCGGAAACtcaaccagtggttcatggaccaTGCTGTCGGACACACTTTTACGATGTCCGTCGCAGCGAAAGGGGAAGGAGGGACGCTGCTCGTCGAACTGTTCGACAGATCCGTAAATGTAAACGTGTTAGCCAGAAAGGAAATCTCAAAAGTCCACAACGACTGTGGTTTTATCCCGCAGGTCTCCAAAAACCCGCCAGAAACTGAAGACTGCTCAGAACGAGACCTCGCCGTACCATTGAAGCTGGAAGGAACGAGCCCTCCTCGTCATGTCCTTGAACAAGAGTCGCTCGTCATCGACGTAGAAAAAGCATCTTCAGCTGTCATTCTTGAGCACGAAGAGACTTCCTCCGAGGATTCCCCCTCCTCCCGCCACTACTCGTGGCCGAACAtttctggaaccagaaccacagaCGTGTACGCCTCCTGCATCGTTGGGCCAGAGTACTTCTGGTGCCAGTACTCCAACCAGCCGGACCTCGCCGTGGTGTCCAGGCTGGCCCAGGAGGCGGGGCAGACGCCCGGCGAGGCGGCTCCTCCCGAGCCGCTGGAGCCCGGCAGTCCTTGCCTCGCTCGGTTCTCCGGCGATGACCAGTGGTACAGGGCTCAGGTTCTCCAAAAGACCGACGTCGGAGTCCACGTTCTGTTCGTCGACTACGGAAATGAGTCTGATATCGACATCGGCAACGTGAAGTCGATGCCACCGAGCCTGCTGGGGATGGCACCTCAGGCGTTTTTGTGCCGTTTGAGCGGCTACGACGAGTCCGAGGGCTCCTGGGGTGACGAAGTTTACGACGACTTCTACAACGTCTTGGTCGACAAGCTCCACAGGGTGACTGTCCTCGATAGGGAACGCGGTGCCGAGGGTCCGGTTCCCCAATATAAAGTGAAAATGGTACGTGGTGATGTCGTCATTAATGACCTGATGCAGAAACACTGGAAACCTTCTTCAGGAGACGGTTCTGAACCTGAAACAGAAAGCCTGCCTCCGGTTATTCCCGCTGAAGACGACGGAAACCCTTCGGAGGAGGATGCAGGTACTTGCTCGCCCAAGAGGGGTGATCACTTCCAAGCGGTGTACGCTACTTGCATTGCCGAGCCGTGTTACTTCTGGTGTCAGCTCGCCAACGAGGAGGACCTACACCAGGTTTCTCAGCTCGCCCAAGAGGCTGGACGGGCGCCACAGGACGAGACCTTCCTCCAGAACCTCGGCAGTCGATGCCTCGCTCTGTTCCCCAGCGACAACCAGTGGTACCGGGCTCGGGTAGTCGGGAAAACCCAAAACAACCTGCAGGTTGTGTTCGTCGACTACGGGAATGAGTCTGAGGTGGACTTGGACGGCGTGAGGCCGTTGACTCAGAGCCTGCTGGAGATGAGTCCTCGGGCCCTTCTGTGCCGGCTGAACGGGTTCGATGAGTCCAAGGGCTCCTGGGACGACAAGGCCTACGATGATTTCTACAGCTTGCTGGTGGACAAGCCACTCGGCCTGACGGTGGTCGGCGTGGGCAAACACCCAGAGATTGGAGTTCCTCACTATGAAGTTGAAATCGAATGTGACGGAACGGTTGTGAACGCAGTGATGGAGAAACACTGGAACGCAGTGGACACCAGTGATGTCACTTTGGACCCAA CTTGCCAGCACAAAACTGGGACCATGGAGGAGAATTTGGGGATTTAA